The following proteins come from a genomic window of Lachnoclostridium phytofermentans ISDg:
- a CDS encoding heparinase II/III domain-containing protein → MYFEYQNYLKNNENYHDMLTAMKQETEYFMERFKDDPRFLSGWGHGYFCNEDGGRLIYDINKPYEHKCSICGKVYSEFIYDSYFITMFRNDAVVTAMKAALLYAVYAEEKYLTFVKTIVGFYADNYEHFAVHAKEKINCNLNEDVGGAGKIMPQGLNEAIVAIRFIIALELVKDSLDTTWIQEVNEKLFAPMVKLLLPQKMHIHNIPVWINSAIGSMGLFFQEEEWVKEATKNPYHVYEQIRKGVTDSGFWYEGSIHYNFFALEGLMSFLVFAKAYHLEIPADINETVFHMLEAAYEYAFDNDLFPNPSDGWPNISLKTYSYIYFMGYKVFGEKVLPFIKHIENTPGERGKLPLSEPYYYKNKISLERILFGPDIMELKAEEIKSRGSKNFSGSNCAILRNNEFNVFLKYGHQTKSHAHPDKMNIEIMVGGKVLTKDLSNSGYASKLCNGWHRTIAAHNTCVVNGMSTDITKSGEVTQFSDNLIEAKAMAYEGVMYTRKFELRDETLLDSFLVSCEKSSVIDWFFHFETPIETEQLKLKEVNLFTEYPYVTKVSEIETEEKTLILKNDLVTMQLILEEGVKVYFTKTYNNPANTMRDTIILRKEGKEARFQNVITKLKNGLN, encoded by the coding sequence ATGTATTTCGAATATCAAAACTATTTAAAAAATAATGAGAATTATCATGATATGCTAACTGCAATGAAGCAGGAAACCGAATATTTTATGGAACGTTTTAAGGACGATCCTAGGTTTTTAAGCGGTTGGGGGCATGGGTACTTTTGTAACGAGGATGGAGGCAGATTGATTTATGATATCAATAAGCCCTATGAGCATAAATGTTCTATCTGTGGAAAGGTATACAGTGAGTTTATCTACGACTCTTACTTCATTACGATGTTTCGTAACGACGCGGTAGTAACAGCAATGAAGGCTGCTCTGTTATATGCTGTCTATGCAGAAGAAAAATACCTTACGTTTGTCAAGACGATTGTTGGTTTTTACGCTGATAACTACGAACACTTTGCGGTACATGCGAAAGAGAAAATCAACTGTAATTTAAATGAGGATGTCGGCGGTGCTGGAAAAATCATGCCACAAGGACTTAATGAAGCAATCGTAGCAATCCGGTTTATCATTGCATTGGAATTAGTAAAGGATTCTTTGGATACTACGTGGATACAAGAAGTAAATGAAAAGCTATTTGCACCCATGGTTAAATTGCTGCTCCCTCAGAAGATGCACATTCATAATATTCCGGTATGGATCAACAGTGCAATCGGAAGTATGGGGTTATTCTTTCAAGAAGAGGAATGGGTGAAGGAGGCAACAAAGAACCCATATCATGTTTATGAGCAGATTAGAAAAGGGGTTACCGACAGCGGTTTCTGGTATGAGGGCTCCATTCATTACAATTTTTTCGCCTTGGAAGGTTTGATGAGCTTTTTAGTGTTTGCAAAAGCTTATCATTTGGAAATCCCAGCTGATATTAATGAGACAGTCTTTCATATGTTGGAAGCTGCTTATGAATATGCTTTTGATAACGACCTCTTTCCGAATCCTAGCGATGGATGGCCGAATATATCATTAAAAACATATTCCTATATCTATTTCATGGGTTATAAAGTATTTGGTGAAAAGGTTCTTCCTTTTATAAAGCATATTGAAAATACTCCGGGAGAGAGAGGAAAGCTTCCGTTATCAGAGCCTTACTATTATAAGAATAAGATATCTCTGGAACGTATACTTTTTGGACCGGATATTATGGAGCTTAAGGCAGAGGAAATTAAATCAAGGGGATCCAAGAATTTTAGTGGCTCCAACTGTGCGATTCTGCGGAATAATGAGTTTAATGTATTTTTAAAATACGGACATCAAACAAAAAGCCATGCGCATCCAGATAAGATGAATATTGAAATCATGGTTGGAGGTAAGGTTTTAACAAAGGACTTATCAAATTCAGGCTATGCCTCAAAATTATGCAATGGCTGGCATAGAACCATTGCAGCTCATAATACCTGTGTTGTCAATGGAATGTCAACGGATATTACAAAAAGCGGTGAGGTGACACAATTTTCTGACAACCTTATTGAGGCTAAAGCAATGGCATATGAAGGCGTTATGTACACCAGAAAATTTGAGCTAAGAGATGAAACACTATTGGATTCTTTTTTAGTGAGTTGTGAGAAATCTAGCGTCATTGATTGGTTTTTCCATTTTGAAACACCAATTGAGACAGAGCAGTTAAAATTAAAAGAGGTTAATTTATTTACGGAATATCCTTATGTGACTAAGGTATCGGAGATAGAAACAGAGGAGAAAACTCTTATTTTAAAGAATGATTTGGTAACTATGCAGCTGATTTTGGAAGAAGGGGTAAAGGTATATTTCACAAAAACCTACAATAATCCTGCCAACACCATGAGAGATACAATTATTTTAAGAAAAGAAGGTAAGGAAGCCAGATTTCAGAATGTAATAACAAAATTAAAGAACGGGCTGAATTAA
- a CDS encoding heparinase II/III domain-containing protein, producing MTKLIEPKSSILTIGYHPENEKILENPPRFTWMPESEKDILYRIQVSKNDTFDPDSTLTIHHIPYNFYTLDKELEPGDYYWRYTIDQEECSYSKVRKLSISDGLVVTPLVSREKRYDNVDMSHPRIWLNKEKIDMFREELEKNPNYCGFQIFLERSVLIHVNSEFVAEPPFYPGNIRVVELWRKNYQECQRGLEYIRSLSVAGVLLENSEYIEKAKLALLKLASWDTNGSTARDYNDECSFRVAYALAFGYDWLYSFLTKQERSIILESLSVRTRQVATHIIKDSRIHLSLYDSHAVRSLSSVLTPCCIAMLGESAEAKEWLDYTIEYFNTIYTPWGGEDGGWAEGGLYWTTGMAFVSEALNTIKSFLNIDIYKRPFFQKTGDFPLYCMPVDTYRASFCDQSNLGKYPGHKTAYNIRQFAGVTGNQNYQWYYEQVLEREKEIDQDFFNKGWWDFYFDDMVYRHDYKDTTLKEEKLERVKWFKDIGWVAINKDMKDPKEHIFLLTKSSPYGSVSHSHGDQNSFVLFAYGEPLIIKSGYYIGFNTTMHRNFRRQTLSHNSILINGKGQYAGMDKAKQLSAKGHICEVKESDNLVYIKEDATAAYQLTAPELTKYTREIYFVDDSYFILVDTVESEDKSDVEWLLHSLSKFQIEEETIEVNGKMAGMTAKIVYCSSNIESITQSDIFTEVDEKETDGLDNQWHLTMKTGKAKKHIIVSVIVPYKMEQKKLVNSVRDDQGMDIYLYFSYEGKTFSLCIDGTKRNE from the coding sequence ATGACAAAATTAATCGAGCCCAAAAGTTCAATCTTAACAATAGGATATCATCCGGAGAATGAAAAAATTCTGGAAAATCCACCTAGATTTACGTGGATGCCAGAGAGTGAAAAGGACATTTTATATCGAATCCAGGTATCAAAAAATGATACGTTTGATCCGGATTCCACATTGACTATACATCATATCCCATATAATTTTTATACATTAGACAAAGAGCTTGAACCCGGTGATTATTACTGGAGATATACCATAGATCAAGAGGAGTGTTCTTATAGTAAGGTCCGTAAGTTATCAATATCGGATGGTTTAGTAGTTACACCACTTGTCAGTAGAGAAAAAAGATATGATAACGTGGATATGTCGCACCCACGTATCTGGCTAAATAAAGAGAAAATAGACATGTTTCGCGAGGAATTAGAGAAAAATCCTAATTATTGTGGATTCCAGATTTTTCTTGAAAGGTCAGTATTAATACATGTAAATTCAGAATTTGTGGCAGAGCCTCCTTTTTATCCAGGAAATATTAGAGTGGTAGAGTTATGGAGAAAGAATTATCAAGAATGCCAGAGAGGGTTAGAGTACATAAGATCCTTAAGTGTTGCGGGTGTATTGCTTGAAAATAGTGAATATATTGAGAAAGCAAAACTTGCTTTGCTTAAACTGGCCTCGTGGGATACCAATGGTTCTACAGCAAGAGATTATAATGATGAATGTTCATTTCGTGTTGCCTATGCCTTAGCTTTTGGTTACGACTGGCTGTATTCCTTCTTAACAAAACAGGAAAGGAGTATCATTCTTGAATCTTTGAGTGTACGAACCAGGCAAGTGGCAACTCACATCATCAAAGATTCCAGAATTCATCTTTCCCTTTATGACAGCCATGCGGTTCGATCGCTTTCTTCTGTACTGACTCCATGCTGTATAGCAATGCTTGGAGAATCTGCAGAAGCTAAGGAATGGCTTGATTATACCATTGAATACTTTAACACCATTTATACGCCATGGGGAGGCGAAGATGGCGGTTGGGCAGAAGGCGGACTTTACTGGACGACCGGAATGGCGTTTGTTTCAGAAGCACTAAATACAATTAAGAGCTTTTTAAACATTGATATCTATAAACGTCCGTTTTTCCAAAAAACTGGAGATTTTCCGCTTTATTGTATGCCTGTCGATACTTATCGTGCAAGTTTTTGTGATCAATCAAATCTGGGAAAATATCCCGGACATAAGACTGCCTATAATATCAGACAATTTGCAGGGGTGACTGGGAATCAAAATTACCAATGGTATTATGAGCAGGTACTAGAGAGGGAAAAGGAAATAGATCAGGACTTTTTTAATAAGGGATGGTGGGATTTTTATTTTGATGATATGGTATATCGCCATGACTACAAAGACACAACACTGAAAGAGGAAAAACTGGAACGAGTAAAATGGTTCAAAGATATCGGATGGGTAGCAATCAATAAAGATATGAAAGACCCAAAGGAACATATCTTTTTATTAACTAAGAGCAGTCCTTACGGTTCTGTCAGCCATAGTCATGGAGATCAGAATTCCTTTGTGCTATTCGCTTATGGAGAACCGCTAATTATTAAAAGCGGATACTACATTGGTTTTAATACGACGATGCACCGAAATTTTCGAAGACAGACACTTTCTCATAACTCTATTCTCATTAACGGCAAAGGTCAGTATGCCGGGATGGATAAGGCAAAACAACTTAGCGCAAAGGGGCATATTTGCGAAGTCAAAGAAAGTGACAACTTAGTTTATATCAAAGAAGATGCAACGGCGGCATACCAGCTGACAGCACCTGAGCTAACAAAATACACAAGAGAAATTTATTTTGTGGACGATTCTTACTTTATTCTTGTTGACACAGTAGAGTCAGAAGATAAATCGGATGTAGAATGGCTGCTTCATAGCCTAAGTAAATTTCAAATCGAGGAAGAAACAATCGAAGTAAATGGAAAGATGGCAGGAATGACAGCAAAAATCGTATATTGTTCCAGCAATATTGAATCGATAACTCAAAGCGATATTTTTACCGAAGTCGATGAAAAGGAAACGGATGGGCTTGACAACCAATGGCATCTGACTATGAAAACAGGGAAAGCAAAGAAACATATTATTGTATCAGTAATTGTCCCATATAAGATGGAGCAGAAAAAATTAGTAAATAGCGTAAGAGATGATCAGGGAATGGATATTTATTTATATTTTAGTTATGAAGGTAAGACATTTTCCCTATGTATTGATGGCACTAAGCGGAATGAGTAA
- a CDS encoding gluconate 5-dehydrogenase → MSTSFSLEGKIALVTGACYGIGFAIASGFAKAGATIVFNDIKQESVDKGLLAYQEAGIKAYGYVCDVTKEEQVTEMVAKIEKEVGVIDILVNNAGIIKRIPMCEMSAEEFRQVVDVDLNAPFIVAKAVIPGMIKKGNGKIINICSMMSELGRETVSAYAAAKGGLKMLTKNIASEYGEFNIQCNGLGPGYIATPQTAPLREVSADGKRHPFDQFILAKTPAARWGEAEDLVGPAVFLASEASNFVNGHILYVDGGILAYIGKQPE, encoded by the coding sequence ATGAGTACATCATTTTCATTAGAAGGTAAAATCGCACTGGTAACCGGTGCATGTTATGGTATTGGGTTTGCAATTGCATCCGGATTTGCGAAGGCGGGGGCAACCATTGTTTTTAATGATATTAAGCAGGAATCAGTGGATAAGGGCCTCTTGGCGTACCAGGAAGCAGGAATTAAGGCATATGGATATGTATGTGATGTTACCAAAGAAGAACAGGTAACAGAAATGGTTGCTAAGATTGAGAAAGAAGTTGGAGTAATTGATATCTTAGTCAATAATGCTGGAATTATCAAAAGAATTCCAATGTGCGAAATGTCAGCAGAAGAGTTCCGCCAGGTAGTAGATGTGGATTTAAATGCACCATTTATTGTAGCAAAAGCAGTAATTCCAGGTATGATCAAAAAAGGGAATGGTAAAATTATCAACATTTGTTCTATGATGAGTGAATTGGGACGAGAGACTGTATCTGCATATGCAGCAGCAAAGGGTGGTTTAAAGATGCTCACTAAAAATATTGCTTCAGAGTACGGTGAGTTTAACATTCAGTGCAACGGTCTTGGACCTGGATATATTGCAACACCACAGACAGCTCCACTTCGTGAAGTTAGTGCGGATGGAAAGAGACATCCATTTGATCAGTTTATTCTAGCAAAGACACCGGCTGCTCGTTGGGGAGAGGCAGAAGATTTGGTAGGTCCAGCTGTGTTCCTGGCATCGGAAGCGTCCAATTTTGTCAATGGACATATCCTTTATGTGGACGGCGGAATCTTAGCGTATATTGGAAAGCAACCAGAATAA
- a CDS encoding RpiB/LacA/LacB family sugar-phosphate isomerase encodes MKIALINENSQAAKNEMIAKALTDVVTPMGHEVFNYGMYGAEDKAPLTYVQNGILAAILLNSGAADYVITGCGTGEGAMLACNSFPGVLCGHVVDPSDAYMFAQINDGNAIALPFAKGFGWGAELNLTYIFEKLFQGESGQGYPKDRVIPEQRNKKILDEVKKVTHVDMITILKNIDQELLKGAIAGEKFGEFFYANCKDDEIKAFIKSIL; translated from the coding sequence ATGAAGATAGCATTAATTAATGAAAATAGTCAGGCAGCAAAGAATGAAATGATAGCAAAGGCACTAACCGATGTGGTGACACCAATGGGCCATGAGGTATTTAATTATGGAATGTATGGAGCCGAAGATAAGGCACCGCTTACTTATGTACAGAACGGTATCCTTGCCGCAATATTATTGAATTCTGGTGCGGCAGATTATGTAATTACGGGCTGTGGAACCGGAGAGGGAGCTATGCTAGCTTGCAACTCTTTCCCAGGAGTTTTATGCGGACATGTTGTTGATCCGTCCGATGCTTATATGTTTGCACAAATCAATGATGGCAATGCCATTGCACTTCCTTTTGCAAAAGGATTTGGATGGGGTGCAGAACTTAATTTAACTTATATCTTTGAAAAGTTGTTCCAAGGAGAAAGTGGACAGGGCTATCCAAAAGATAGAGTTATTCCGGAACAAAGAAATAAAAAGATTTTAGATGAGGTAAAGAAAGTAACTCATGTAGATATGATTACAATTCTTAAAAATATTGATCAGGAATTATTAAAAGGGGCGATTGCCGGCGAGAAATTTGGAGAGTTTTTCTATGCCAACTGCAAAGATGACGAAATTAAAGCATTTATAAAAAGTATTTTATAA